Proteins found in one Synechococcus sp. LA31 genomic segment:
- a CDS encoding Nif11-like leader peptide family natural product precursor, producing MANPQLEAFLNQVKGDAALLQRFSSCSNLNAIAALGAEQGFSFTGVDLVKHQAEATLRLSDSDLEAAAAGVELEGHLWLMKIVWS from the coding sequence ATGGCCAATCCCCAACTCGAAGCGTTTCTCAACCAGGTGAAAGGCGACGCCGCCTTGCTGCAACGCTTCAGCAGCTGTTCCAATCTCAACGCGATCGCCGCGCTCGGGGCCGAACAGGGTTTCAGCTTCACCGGCGTGGATCTGGTCAAACATCAAGCCGAGGCCACCCTGCGCTTGAGCGACAGCGATCTTGAGGCTGCAGCCGCTGGGGTGGAGCTGGAGGGCCACCTCTGGCTGATGAAGATCGTGTGGAGCTGA